One region of Bosea sp. 29B genomic DNA includes:
- a CDS encoding CoA transferase produces the protein MKLLEGCRVLDLGIITAGAATAALLADFGAEVIKVESPTYRDPFRAWSAQDEPGAMPPLFRATNRNKRAISIDLKRPEGQAILLRLVRRADVVVENFRRGVMEGLGLSFARLREANPDIILASISSQGETGPDAGHVSYGSTLEALSGLAWVTGYEGGKPEVSGRDVNYPDQIVALFAAGAIATALRSVRKGEGGSHLDLSQRDLAAFMIGDRFAAASQGEAVTRQGNAQPQYPLQDCFLAADGIWVALSVSAPALPLLLDVLAAGDLDRLDALRTAVTAAIKARPAREAVSFFVGLGVPAAIVNDGNGMMIDWGEAWQHALQRDEQGLIVKGFPLQVDEASLAIARPAPQVGAETYAVLAGIAGYSRSEIADFAAAGIVETAR, from the coding sequence ATGAAGCTGCTGGAAGGCTGCCGCGTCCTCGATCTCGGCATCATCACCGCGGGCGCTGCGACCGCCGCTTTGCTCGCCGATTTCGGCGCCGAGGTGATCAAGGTGGAATCGCCGACCTATCGCGATCCGTTCCGCGCCTGGAGCGCGCAGGACGAGCCGGGCGCGATGCCGCCACTGTTCCGCGCCACCAACCGCAACAAGCGCGCGATCAGCATCGACCTGAAGCGGCCGGAAGGGCAGGCGATCCTGCTGCGCCTGGTCCGTCGTGCCGATGTCGTGGTCGAGAATTTTCGCCGTGGCGTGATGGAAGGGCTCGGACTGAGCTTCGCCAGGCTGCGCGAGGCCAATCCCGACATCATCCTCGCCTCTATCTCGAGCCAGGGCGAGACCGGTCCCGATGCCGGCCATGTCTCCTATGGCTCGACGCTGGAGGCGCTGAGCGGCCTCGCCTGGGTGACCGGCTATGAGGGCGGCAAGCCGGAAGTTTCCGGCCGCGACGTCAACTATCCCGACCAGATCGTCGCGCTGTTCGCGGCCGGGGCGATCGCGACCGCGCTGCGCTCGGTGCGCAAGGGCGAGGGCGGCAGCCATCTCGACCTGTCGCAGCGCGATCTCGCCGCCTTCATGATTGGCGATCGCTTTGCCGCTGCCTCGCAGGGCGAGGCCGTCACTCGCCAGGGCAATGCCCAGCCGCAATATCCGCTGCAGGACTGTTTCCTCGCCGCCGATGGCATCTGGGTCGCGCTTTCAGTCTCGGCCCCGGCGTTGCCGCTGCTGTTGGATGTGCTCGCGGCTGGTGATCTCGATCGCCTGGATGCCCTGCGGACCGCCGTCACTGCTGCGATCAAGGCGCGGCCGGCCCGGGAGGCGGTGAGCTTCTTCGTCGGACTCGGCGTGCCCGCCGCTATCGTCAATGACGGCAACGGCATGATGATCGATTGGGGCGAGGCCTGGCAGCACGCGCTGCAGCGCGACGAGCAAGGCCTGATCGTCAAGGGCTTCCCGCTCCAGGTCGACGAGGCGTCGCTCGCGATCGCACGTCCGGCTCCGCAAGTTGGCGCCGAGACCTATGCCGTCCTTGCCGGGATCGCCGGCTATAGCCGCAGCGAGATCGCCGACTTCGCCGCGGCGGGGATCGTCGAGACCGCGCGCTGA
- a CDS encoding thiolase family protein: MTGSLSGVASVIGIGQSDWVGDHQRVRAGERPHDSYGYGAQAFLSALVDSGIARDEIDGLIVGPTTAYERVGELLGLNVRWGGQADAMTAVMEACMAIRSGLASVVALVYGNDQRSAQVNYGGSDAQGGGAFLAYVYHAPWGFTSQGALYAMMARRYMHERGLTEAELGEVAVAQRLAASRNPRALMRKPISVEDYLASPFICEPLHLFDYCLINDGGVALIIAEAGKAKRIGRAPVAIKGVGRYDLNRGATSLEPRLLDYYLPAQQAVAAQVFEMASLGPKDMDALQIYDSFSLHIPLALEGYGYCPVGGAGQFMRETGISLAKGLPVNTSGGHLSESYMQGWNHQIEAVRQVRGEAGDHQVEGCRHVHYSSDVAGKAISIIYGA; encoded by the coding sequence ATGACGGGTTCGCTGTCCGGGGTCGCTTCGGTGATCGGCATCGGCCAGAGCGATTGGGTCGGCGACCACCAGCGGGTTCGGGCCGGCGAGCGGCCGCATGATTCCTATGGCTATGGCGCGCAGGCCTTCCTCTCGGCGCTGGTCGATTCCGGCATTGCGCGCGACGAGATCGACGGGCTGATCGTCGGGCCGACCACGGCCTATGAGCGTGTCGGCGAACTGCTCGGCCTCAATGTCCGCTGGGGCGGGCAGGCCGATGCGATGACGGCGGTGATGGAGGCCTGCATGGCGATCCGTTCCGGCCTCGCCTCGGTCGTCGCGCTGGTCTACGGCAACGACCAGCGCTCGGCGCAGGTCAATTATGGCGGCTCGGATGCGCAGGGCGGTGGCGCCTTCCTCGCCTATGTCTACCACGCGCCCTGGGGCTTCACCTCGCAGGGCGCGCTCTATGCGATGATGGCGCGCCGCTACATGCATGAGCGCGGCCTGACCGAAGCCGAGCTTGGCGAGGTCGCGGTGGCGCAGCGCCTCGCCGCCTCGCGCAATCCGCGCGCGCTAATGCGCAAGCCGATAAGCGTCGAGGATTATCTCGCCTCGCCCTTCATCTGCGAGCCGCTGCATCTCTTCGATTATTGCCTGATCAATGATGGCGGCGTCGCACTGATCATTGCCGAGGCCGGCAAGGCCAAGCGAATTGGCCGGGCTCCGGTCGCGATTAAGGGCGTCGGCCGCTATGACCTCAACCGCGGCGCCACCAGCCTCGAGCCCCGCCTGCTCGATTATTATTTGCCGGCGCAGCAGGCGGTCGCCGCCCAGGTCTTCGAGATGGCCTCGCTCGGTCCCAAGGACATGGACGCGCTGCAGATTTACGACAGCTTCTCGCTGCATATCCCGCTCGCGCTCGAAGGCTATGGCTATTGCCCAGTCGGCGGCGCCGGCCAGTTCATGCGCGAGACCGGCATCTCGCTGGCCAAGGGTCTGCCGGTGAATACCAGCGGCGGGCACCTCTCCGAAAGCTACATGCAGGGCTGGAACCACCAGATCGAAGCGGTCCGGCAGGTCCGCGGCGAGGCCGGAGACCATCAGGTCGAGGGCTGCCGCCATGTCCATTACAGCTCCGACGTCGCCGGCAAGGCGATCTCGATCATCTACGGAGCCTGA
- the gcvA gene encoding transcriptional regulator GcvA yields MLRRLPPLNALRAFEAAGRHVSFTKAADELSVTPGAISRQIKLLEDVLGVELFERTGRDLRISAEANDYVAALGTAFDQMERATKRLMGAQGESSLRVHCPMTFTLRWLVPRLPLFHRLYPKREIQLATSLSPRPINQLSMGDIDIAIQQGDGDWPGLVSHRLAGSALIPVCSPAFLERLGPEIGIDILVEQTLLHSTVRPTDWREWLDAAGGEQIESDRGLYFESSTLAYQSAMEGIGMAIGQMALVLEDLNAGRLVAPFDFIHDNGIAYYLTYVEHAVKKPGVAEFRDWILGQSIEYEATVRHMRLPGGESLVPA; encoded by the coding sequence ATGCTGCGTCGCCTGCCCCCGCTGAACGCGTTGCGCGCCTTCGAGGCGGCCGGCCGGCATGTCAGCTTCACCAAGGCCGCCGACGAGCTCTCGGTGACGCCCGGCGCGATCAGCCGGCAGATCAAGCTGCTGGAGGACGTGCTCGGGGTCGAGCTGTTCGAGCGCACCGGCCGGGATCTGCGCATCTCCGCCGAGGCGAACGACTATGTCGCGGCGCTCGGCACCGCCTTCGACCAGATGGAGCGCGCCACCAAGCGGCTAATGGGCGCGCAAGGGGAAAGCTCGCTGCGGGTGCACTGCCCGATGACCTTCACCTTGCGCTGGCTCGTGCCGCGCCTGCCGCTGTTCCATCGCCTCTATCCGAAGCGCGAGATCCAGCTTGCGACCTCACTCTCGCCGCGGCCGATCAACCAGCTCTCGATGGGTGATATCGACATCGCGATCCAGCAGGGCGACGGCGATTGGCCGGGGCTGGTCTCGCACCGCCTCGCCGGCAGCGCCCTGATCCCGGTATGCAGCCCGGCCTTCCTGGAGCGCCTCGGCCCCGAGATTGGCATCGACATCCTCGTCGAGCAGACCCTGCTGCACTCCACCGTCCGCCCGACTGACTGGCGCGAATGGCTCGATGCCGCCGGCGGCGAGCAGATCGAGAGCGACCGCGGCCTCTATTTCGAAAGCTCGACCCTCGCCTATCAATCGGCGATGGAAGGCATCGGCATGGCGATCGGGCAGATGGCGCTGGTGCTGGAGGACCTGAATGCAGGTCGGCTGGTCGCACCGTTCGACTTCATCCACGACAACGGCATTGCCTACTACCTCACCTATGTCGAGCATGCGGTGAAGAAGCCGGGCGTCGCCGAATTCCGCGACTGGATCCTCGGGCAATCGATCGAATACGAAGCGACCGTCCGCCATATGCGGCTGCCTGGCGGCGAGAGCCTGGTGCCGGCCTGA
- a CDS encoding glutathione S-transferase codes for MMRLFWSPRSPFVRKVLVVVHEVGLDDAIERVPMVILSTQPNDTLLALNPLGQIPTLVTEGGEAIYDSVAICHYLDVVRGDGRLHPAVPEARTAALRRQALGDGLSWLLLNWLGERSRRQGEQSAMRIAAVHKKLPHIFRVLEAEAAAADAATFDVGHAAIVAALGYLDFRFAPDFLWHERYPRLAQWWQAAQQRPSVAATVHYDELATAGSALSRQKGRA; via the coding sequence ATGATGAGGCTTTTCTGGTCGCCACGCTCGCCTTTCGTTCGCAAGGTCCTGGTCGTCGTCCATGAGGTCGGCCTCGACGATGCGATTGAGCGCGTGCCGATGGTCATCCTCTCTACTCAGCCGAACGACACGCTGCTCGCGCTCAATCCGCTCGGCCAGATTCCGACGCTGGTCACCGAGGGCGGCGAGGCAATCTACGATTCCGTGGCGATCTGCCATTATCTCGACGTCGTGCGCGGCGATGGCCGGTTGCATCCGGCAGTCCCCGAGGCACGGACGGCCGCGCTGCGGCGCCAGGCGCTCGGCGACGGGCTCTCCTGGTTGTTGCTCAACTGGCTGGGCGAGCGCTCGCGTCGGCAGGGCGAGCAATCGGCGATGCGCATCGCCGCCGTGCACAAGAAGCTACCGCACATCTTCCGGGTGCTCGAGGCTGAGGCCGCCGCGGCGGATGCCGCGACCTTCGATGTCGGCCATGCCGCGATCGTCGCGGCGCTCGGCTATCTCGATTTCCGCTTCGCGCCGGATTTCCTCTGGCATGAGCGCTATCCGCGCCTGGCGCAATGGTGGCAGGCGGCGCAGCAGCGCCCCTCCGTCGCCGCGACGGTGCATTACGACGAACTCGCGACGGCCGGCTCCGCCCTGTCGCGCCAGAAGGGCAGGGCATGA
- a CDS encoding alpha/beta fold hydrolase — MPNRWIEANGIQLRYELKAGPPTTIVLLHEMGGMLESWDAVVPLLTPFASVLRYDQRGAGLSEKPPGPYTVAQAADDLAALLAALAITGPVAVAGAAVGAAVAAAFAARHPQAVAALALLAPATVLDEAKRARTEQRIAAIERLGIRQAFADEGSRPLSRYEELRLAADPAALAATWRMLAGLDLDADLAAIRCPTLVVAGRHDAARPPEHVEGVANKIAGAEFLVLETGHVMAIDTPELVAATLRDFFDRTGFVDAGPADGQPRDH, encoded by the coding sequence ATGCCGAACCGCTGGATCGAGGCCAACGGCATCCAACTGCGCTACGAGCTGAAGGCGGGGCCGCCCACGACAATCGTGCTGCTGCATGAGATGGGCGGAATGCTGGAGAGCTGGGACGCGGTCGTGCCGCTGCTTACGCCCTTTGCCAGCGTGCTGCGCTATGACCAGCGCGGCGCCGGGCTGTCGGAGAAGCCGCCCGGCCCCTACACCGTCGCGCAGGCGGCCGATGACCTTGCCGCCCTGCTCGCCGCGCTCGCCATCACCGGGCCCGTCGCCGTCGCCGGCGCTGCCGTCGGGGCGGCGGTGGCCGCTGCCTTCGCCGCGCGTCATCCGCAGGCCGTCGCCGCGCTTGCCTTGCTCGCGCCGGCGACCGTGCTTGACGAGGCGAAGCGGGCACGGACCGAGCAGCGTATCGCGGCGATCGAACGCCTCGGCATCCGCCAGGCATTCGCCGACGAGGGTTCCAGGCCGCTCTCACGCTATGAGGAACTGCGCCTCGCCGCAGATCCGGCTGCGCTGGCAGCGACTTGGCGAATGCTGGCAGGGCTCGATCTCGACGCCGATCTGGCCGCGATACGCTGCCCGACCCTCGTCGTCGCTGGGCGCCACGATGCGGCGCGCCCGCCGGAGCATGTCGAGGGCGTCGCCAACAAGATCGCGGGGGCGGAATTCCTGGTCCTGGAGACCGGCCATGTCATGGCGATCGATACGCCGGAACTGGTGGCAGCGACACTCCGGGATTTCTTCGACCGAACGGGTTTCGTGGATGCCGGGCCAGCGGATGGTCAACCCCGAGACCATTGA
- a CDS encoding CoA transferase, which produces MTARRPYAGLTVAEVISDAADDALVLAAGMTGRILADLGAEVICRQGRERGFDDSTELFLSRGKTRSNESVGELLARAGVALVDGAVLLERGRAGLPTVTAVLSLFGGALAECDRPASAFTAAASAGLLAMVGDPQREPLRLGGHQEAFALGLCAYGGVAAALASARPKGVPVTIRASLLETLVWLNWKAVPLEGYDVLPGRTGAAAEWQVLRCADGYAVLVYQEPDWPRLKAALAEPALGEPRFSTRASRLAYLVELAAIIERRFLTLTRREIHGLARQHRLPLGPVWSPTEAFDEPHNQARGLFEPLGVDPGVQAPRLPLAWLDQAAARQAEITVGAA; this is translated from the coding sequence ATGACGGCGCGGCGCCCCTATGCCGGCCTCACCGTTGCCGAGGTGATCTCAGACGCGGCTGACGATGCGCTCGTGCTCGCCGCCGGCATGACGGGACGCATCCTCGCCGATCTCGGCGCTGAGGTGATCTGCCGGCAGGGGCGCGAACGCGGCTTCGATGATAGTACCGAGCTGTTCCTGTCGCGCGGCAAGACGAGGTCGAACGAGAGTGTGGGCGAACTGCTCGCTCGCGCCGGTGTTGCACTCGTCGATGGCGCTGTGCTGCTGGAACGTGGGCGGGCGGGCCTGCCTACCGTCACTGCGGTGCTCAGCTTATTCGGCGGAGCCCTCGCTGAATGCGACAGGCCGGCCAGCGCCTTCACCGCCGCGGCTTCGGCCGGACTGCTGGCGATGGTGGGCGATCCCCAGCGCGAGCCCTTGCGCCTCGGCGGCCACCAGGAGGCCTTCGCCCTCGGTCTCTGCGCCTATGGCGGCGTGGCGGCGGCGCTGGCTTCGGCGCGTCCAAAAGGCGTTCCCGTCACGATCCGGGCCAGCCTGCTCGAGACCCTCGTCTGGCTGAACTGGAAGGCCGTGCCGCTGGAGGGCTACGATGTCTTGCCGGGCCGCACCGGCGCTGCCGCGGAATGGCAGGTGCTGCGCTGCGCCGACGGCTACGCTGTGCTGGTCTATCAGGAGCCGGACTGGCCGCGGCTGAAGGCGGCACTGGCGGAGCCCGCGCTGGGCGAGCCGCGCTTTTCGACACGCGCCAGCCGGCTCGCCTATCTGGTTGAGCTCGCCGCGATCATCGAGCGGCGCTTCCTGACATTGACCCGCCGGGAGATCCACGGCTTGGCCCGGCAGCACCGCCTGCCGCTCGGGCCAGTCTGGAGCCCGACCGAGGCTTTCGACGAACCGCACAACCAGGCGCGCGGCCTGTTCGAGCCACTTGGTGTCGATCCTGGAGTGCAGGCACCGCGCCTGCCGCTGGCCTGGCTCGATCAAGCGGCGGCTCGACAAGCTGAGATTACGGTGGGAGCAGCCTGA
- a CDS encoding OB-fold domain-containing protein — protein sequence MANSQPVVTLYDAPMWESLSRERMQLQSCGHCGTLRYPPGPICTACTSLDYRWTDLSGGGEILSWVRFHRAYFDDHPPPYNAVAIRLDEGPIVVSNLIGPEPEGEWIGRRVKLAYHRRLDRTQHAFMLSQQP from the coding sequence ATGGCGAACAGTCAGCCCGTCGTCACGCTCTACGACGCCCCGATGTGGGAGAGCTTGTCCCGCGAGCGGATGCAGCTCCAGTCCTGCGGCCATTGCGGCACACTGCGCTACCCGCCCGGGCCGATCTGCACGGCCTGCACCAGCCTCGATTATCGCTGGACCGATCTTTCGGGCGGCGGCGAGATCCTCTCCTGGGTGCGCTTCCACCGCGCCTATTTCGACGATCATCCGCCGCCCTACAACGCCGTCGCGATCAGGCTCGACGAAGGGCCGATCGTCGTCTCCAACCTGATCGGCCCGGAGCCGGAGGGCGAGTGGATCGGCCGGCGCGTCAAGCTCGCCTATCACCGTCGTCTTGATCGCACGCAGCACGCCTTCATGCTGTCTCAGCAACCCTGA
- a CDS encoding extracellular solute-binding protein — MQTRRGFIAGASTLALLPTAGFAQSQPAADLIAKAKAERQLVWYTGMVVSQVVRPLAEKFQAKYGIEVRYATAGDSDTVLKITSQARAGKMEVDLFDSPGTSIPPLTKAGLIEPFVPDALAKYAPTFKPQSQLYSGIYALYLTTTYNTDLVKAAEAPKTYDDLLDPKWRGKMVWTDTRAISGPAGFIGNVLSVMGQDKGMAYLRELSKQKIVREPGNQRVILDKVISGQYAIGLMTYNHHAVISRAKEAPIAWVKMEPLVANLGVIALAKGAPHPNAAKLFLEFMFSDDGQKIIAEAGYPPGNPDVPPKDPSIGPVTGNFTSTLLAPEISSQESEPLAGWLKIYDELFK, encoded by the coding sequence ATGCAGACCAGACGCGGCTTCATTGCCGGGGCGAGCACGCTCGCGCTGTTGCCGACCGCAGGCTTCGCCCAGAGCCAGCCTGCAGCCGATTTGATCGCCAAGGCCAAGGCCGAGCGCCAGCTCGTCTGGTACACCGGCATGGTGGTCAGCCAAGTGGTACGGCCGCTGGCGGAGAAGTTCCAGGCCAAGTACGGCATCGAAGTTCGCTACGCGACGGCCGGCGATTCCGACACGGTGCTGAAGATCACCAGCCAGGCGCGGGCCGGCAAGATGGAGGTCGACCTGTTCGACTCACCGGGAACCTCGATCCCGCCGCTGACCAAGGCCGGGCTGATCGAGCCCTTCGTGCCCGATGCGCTCGCCAAATATGCGCCGACCTTCAAGCCGCAGAGCCAGCTCTATTCCGGCATCTACGCACTGTATCTGACGACGACCTACAATACCGACCTGGTCAAGGCGGCCGAGGCGCCCAAGACCTATGACGACCTGCTCGACCCGAAATGGCGCGGCAAGATGGTCTGGACCGATACCCGCGCCATTTCCGGACCGGCCGGCTTCATCGGCAATGTCCTCTCCGTGATGGGCCAGGACAAGGGCATGGCTTATCTGCGCGAGCTCTCGAAGCAGAAGATCGTGCGCGAGCCCGGCAACCAGCGCGTCATCCTCGACAAGGTGATCTCGGGCCAATACGCGATCGGCCTGATGACCTATAACCATCACGCAGTGATCAGCCGAGCCAAGGAAGCTCCGATCGCCTGGGTCAAGATGGAGCCGCTCGTGGCCAATCTCGGCGTCATCGCGCTGGCCAAGGGCGCGCCGCACCCCAATGCCGCCAAGCTCTTCCTCGAATTCATGTTCTCCGACGACGGCCAGAAGATCATCGCCGAAGCCGGCTATCCGCCGGGCAATCCCGATGTGCCGCCGAAGGATCCCTCGATCGGCCCGGTGACCGGCAACTTCACCTCGACCCTGCTCGCACCGGAGATCTCCTCGCAGGAGAGCGAGCCGCTCGCGGGCTGGCTGAAGATCTACGACGAGCTGTTCAAATGA
- a CDS encoding thiolase domain-containing protein translates to MSVNGQAYIVGAYEHPLRKAPDKSLAQLHAEVALGALADAGLSKDDVDGYFCGGDVPGTGPFSMVDYLNLKVRHADSTNIGGASYILHVNHAAQAIAAGKCDVALVTLAGRPRSEGVPKGGLKRADSPVQPDYAWETPFGMTILNVYAMCAMRHMHEFGTTPEQLAWVKVAASHHAQHNPNAMLRDLVTVDDVLNSTLVADPLHKLDCCIVSDGGGAVIVTRPEIARQLKRPLVKIRGAGEAVKHTAGGAIDLTYSAGRFSGAAAFAEAGLTPADVKYASVYDSFTITVIVQLEDLGFCAKGEGGRFVADGNLIAGVGRLPVNTDGGGLCNNHPFNRGGITKIIEAVRQLRGEAHPAVQVANCDIALAHGTGGMLGTRHGGATLIMERE, encoded by the coding sequence ATGAGTGTCAACGGACAGGCCTATATCGTCGGCGCCTATGAGCATCCGCTGCGCAAGGCGCCGGACAAGTCGCTGGCGCAATTGCATGCCGAGGTCGCACTCGGCGCGCTCGCCGATGCCGGGCTGAGCAAGGACGATGTCGACGGCTATTTCTGCGGCGGCGACGTGCCGGGCACCGGCCCGTTCTCGATGGTCGACTATCTCAATCTCAAGGTCCGCCACGCCGATTCCACCAATATCGGCGGCGCCTCCTACATCCTGCACGTCAACCATGCGGCGCAGGCGATTGCCGCCGGGAAATGCGATGTGGCGCTGGTCACGCTCGCTGGCCGGCCGCGCAGCGAGGGCGTTCCCAAGGGCGGGCTGAAGCGGGCCGACAGCCCGGTCCAGCCGGACTATGCCTGGGAAACGCCCTTCGGCATGACGATCCTCAACGTCTACGCCATGTGTGCGATGCGCCACATGCACGAATTCGGCACGACCCCCGAGCAACTGGCCTGGGTCAAGGTCGCGGCCTCGCATCACGCGCAGCACAATCCCAACGCCATGCTGCGCGATCTCGTCACCGTCGACGACGTGCTGAACTCGACGCTGGTCGCCGACCCCCTGCACAAGCTCGATTGCTGCATCGTCTCGGATGGCGGCGGCGCCGTCATCGTCACCCGGCCCGAGATCGCCCGCCAACTGAAGCGCCCGCTGGTCAAGATCCGCGGCGCCGGCGAGGCGGTGAAGCACACCGCTGGCGGCGCGATCGATCTGACCTATTCGGCCGGCCGTTTCAGCGGCGCTGCGGCCTTCGCCGAGGCCGGATTGACGCCGGCCGACGTCAAATATGCCTCGGTCTATGACAGCTTCACCATCACCGTGATCGTGCAGCTCGAGGATCTCGGCTTCTGTGCCAAGGGCGAGGGCGGCCGCTTCGTCGCCGACGGCAACCTGATCGCCGGTGTCGGCCGCTTGCCGGTCAACACCGATGGCGGAGGCTTGTGCAACAACCATCCGTTCAATCGCGGCGGCATCACCAAGATCATCGAGGCCGTCCGGCAATTGCGCGGCGAGGCGCATCCGGCCGTCCAGGTCGCCAATTGCGACATCGCGCTGGCGCACGGCACCGGCGGCATGCTTGGCACCCGGCATGGCGGCGCCACCCTCATCATGGAGCGGGAGTGA
- a CDS encoding OB-fold domain-containing protein yields MSVLREALDHQPETRAFWSELAEGRFKLRHCRACERAHWYPRAICPYCASPETEWRAASGRGTIYSYSIARTAAEPFAIAYVTLAEGPTMMTNIVGSDFGEIAIGRPVEIAFGHEAEDGITLPVFRLV; encoded by the coding sequence ATGTCGGTTTTGCGTGAGGCGCTGGATCACCAGCCCGAGACCAGGGCGTTCTGGAGCGAGCTTGCCGAGGGCCGCTTCAAGCTGCGCCACTGCCGTGCCTGCGAGCGGGCGCACTGGTATCCGCGGGCGATCTGCCCGTATTGCGCCAGCCCGGAGACGGAATGGCGGGCGGCGAGCGGGCGGGGCACGATCTACTCCTACAGCATCGCCCGCACGGCGGCCGAGCCCTTCGCCATCGCCTATGTCACCCTCGCGGAGGGGCCGACCATGATGACCAATATCGTCGGCAGCGACTTCGGGGAGATCGCGATCGGCAGGCCCGTCGAGATCGCCTTCGGCCATGAGGCTGAAGACGGCATCACCTTGCCGGTGTTCAGGCTCGTCTGA
- a CDS encoding dienelactone hydrolase family protein: MFEKDVSIVTRHGRMPAFAVRPEGPGPYPVVILYMDAPGIREELRHMARRIATAGYYCLLPDLYYRIGTVRFDLPRRDERMSAVVGACMRSIDNERTTDDTAGMLAFLDGEAEANAQKVSCLGFCMSGRYVVAAAAKFGPRIASAASLYGVGLVTEDEGSPHKLVAKVPGELYFAFAETDGAAPPATIAALQEALAATSVTHDVDVFPNSEHGYCFTAGRCYQPEAAEATWTKLFALWKRTLA, translated from the coding sequence ATGTTCGAGAAAGACGTTTCCATCGTCACCCGGCACGGCCGGATGCCGGCCTTCGCCGTCAGGCCGGAGGGGCCGGGACCCTACCCGGTCGTCATCCTCTATATGGACGCGCCCGGCATCCGCGAGGAGTTGCGCCATATGGCGCGCCGGATCGCGACCGCCGGCTATTACTGCCTGCTGCCCGATCTCTATTACCGGATCGGCACCGTGCGTTTCGACCTGCCGCGGCGTGATGAGCGCATGTCGGCCGTGGTCGGCGCCTGCATGCGCTCGATCGACAATGAGCGCACCACCGACGATACCGCCGGCATGCTCGCCTTCCTCGATGGCGAAGCGGAAGCGAATGCCCAGAAGGTCTCCTGCCTCGGCTTCTGCATGAGCGGGCGCTATGTCGTCGCGGCCGCGGCCAAGTTCGGCCCGCGCATCGCCTCGGCCGCCTCGCTCTATGGCGTCGGCCTTGTCACCGAGGATGAGGGCTCGCCGCACAAGCTGGTCGCGAAGGTGCCGGGCGAGCTCTATTTCGCCTTCGCCGAGACCGACGGCGCTGCCCCGCCGGCGACGATCGCCGCGCTGCAGGAGGCGCTCGCCGCGACCAGCGTGACGCATGATGTCGACGTCTTCCCGAACAGCGAGCACGGCTACTGCTTTACCGCTGGCCGCTGCTACCAGCCGGAGGCGGCCGAGGCGACCTGGACCAAGCTCTTCGCGCTCTGGAAGCGGACGCTGGCGTAA